The proteins below are encoded in one region of Pseudonocardia sp. DSM 110487:
- a CDS encoding anthranilate synthase component I, giving the protein MTVSAPPGALGAVTPSREEFRALAVGHRVIPVTRRLLADDETPLGVYRKLAGDRPGTFLFESAENGRSWSRWSFVGARSRATLTAVDGELVWTGEVPVGLPTSGDPIAALRTVVEELSSERLPGLPPLTGGMVGYLGYDVVRRLERLPELAVDDLRIPELVMLLATDLAAVDHHEGTVTLIANAINWDATDERVDEAYDDAVARLDRMTAELAAPAPSTVAVFRPAEPRFTRRRSAPEHHAAVEEAKEQIRAGEAFQVVVSQRFEADCRADPLDVYRVLRATNPSPYMYLLRLESAAGERFDIVGSSPEALVTVRDGTATTHPIAGTRWRGADEEEDLLLEKELRSDEKERAEHVMLVDLGRNDLGRVCEPGTVKVRSFFAVERYSHVMHLVSTVTGRLRDDCIAFDAVTACFPAGTLSGAPKPRAMEIIEELEPTRRGLYGGIVGYLDFAGDADTAIAIRTALVRDGVAYVQAGGGIVADSDPAAEDAECLNKARAVLSAVATAATLTEPGSEMPVDAGPTPEPVAAPGSGSASTTPR; this is encoded by the coding sequence ATGACCGTTTCCGCACCGCCCGGTGCCCTCGGAGCGGTCACCCCCAGCCGCGAGGAGTTCCGTGCGCTGGCCGTCGGTCACCGGGTGATCCCGGTGACCCGGCGGCTGCTCGCCGACGACGAGACCCCGCTCGGGGTCTACCGCAAGCTGGCCGGTGACCGGCCCGGCACGTTCCTGTTCGAGTCGGCGGAGAACGGGCGGTCGTGGTCGCGATGGTCGTTCGTGGGCGCCCGCAGCCGGGCCACGCTCACGGCGGTGGACGGCGAGCTGGTGTGGACCGGCGAGGTGCCGGTCGGCCTTCCGACCTCGGGTGACCCCATCGCCGCCCTTCGTACGGTCGTCGAGGAGCTGAGCAGCGAGCGGCTGCCCGGGCTGCCGCCGCTCACCGGCGGGATGGTCGGCTACCTCGGCTACGACGTGGTGCGGCGGCTGGAACGGTTGCCCGAGCTGGCCGTCGACGACCTGCGCATCCCCGAGCTGGTGATGCTGCTGGCCACCGACCTCGCCGCCGTCGACCACCACGAGGGCACGGTCACCCTGATCGCCAACGCGATCAACTGGGACGCCACCGACGAGCGGGTGGACGAGGCCTACGACGACGCCGTCGCCCGCCTGGACCGCATGACGGCCGAGCTGGCCGCGCCCGCGCCGTCCACCGTGGCGGTGTTCCGGCCCGCGGAGCCGCGATTCACCCGCCGCCGCTCGGCGCCAGAGCACCATGCCGCGGTGGAGGAGGCCAAGGAGCAGATCCGCGCGGGCGAGGCGTTCCAGGTGGTGGTGTCGCAGCGGTTCGAGGCCGACTGCCGGGCCGACCCGCTCGACGTCTACCGCGTGCTGCGGGCCACCAACCCCAGCCCGTACATGTACCTGTTGCGGCTGGAGTCCGCGGCCGGAGAGCGGTTCGACATCGTGGGCTCCAGCCCGGAGGCCTTGGTCACCGTGCGGGACGGCACGGCGACGACGCACCCGATCGCCGGCACCCGCTGGCGCGGCGCCGACGAGGAGGAGGACCTCCTCCTGGAGAAGGAGCTGCGCAGCGACGAGAAGGAGCGCGCCGAGCACGTGATGCTCGTCGACCTCGGGCGCAACGACCTCGGCCGGGTCTGCGAGCCCGGCACGGTCAAGGTGCGCAGCTTCTTCGCCGTGGAGCGCTACAGCCACGTCATGCACTTGGTGTCGACGGTCACCGGCAGGCTCCGCGACGACTGCATCGCGTTCGACGCGGTCACGGCCTGCTTCCCGGCCGGCACGCTCTCCGGCGCGCCGAAGCCGCGGGCCATGGAGATCATCGAGGAACTGGAACCCACGCGGCGCGGGCTCTACGGCGGGATCGTGGGCTACCTCGACTTCGCGGGCGACGCCGACACCGCGATCGCGATCCGCACGGCGCTGGTCCGCGACGGCGTGGCGTACGTGCAGGCGGGCGGGGGGATCGTGGCCGACTCCGACCCGGCGGCCGAGGACGCGGAGTGCCTGAACAAGGCGCGGGCCGTGCTGTCGGCCGTGGCCACCGCGGCGACATTGACGGAGCCGGGGAGCGAGATGCCCGTAGATGCAGGCCCGACGCCGGAACCGGTTGCCGCGCCCGGGTCGGGGTCGGCGTCCACCACTCCGCGGTGA
- a CDS encoding VOC family protein: protein MAGTRITDVTAVGIPVRDQDEALAFYVGTLGFEKRLDGPFGGGRWLTVAPAGASTSIALVAADRTGVDTGIRFSTADAAADHEHLRAAGVDIDPEVLRYPGVPPMFTFRDADGNTLFVVEIMEA, encoded by the coding sequence ATGGCAGGCACCCGCATCACCGACGTCACCGCCGTGGGAATCCCGGTGCGCGACCAGGACGAGGCGCTCGCGTTCTACGTCGGCACGCTCGGTTTCGAGAAGCGCCTTGACGGCCCGTTCGGCGGCGGGCGATGGCTGACCGTGGCTCCTGCGGGAGCGAGCACGTCGATCGCGCTCGTGGCGGCCGACCGCACCGGCGTGGACACGGGCATCCGTTTCAGCACCGCCGACGCCGCCGCCGACCACGAGCACCTGCGCGCCGCCGGCGTGGACATCGACCCGGAGGTGCTGCGCTACCCGGGCGTGCCACCGATGTTCACCTTCCGCGACGCCGACGGGAACACGCTGTTCGTGGTCGAGATAATGGAGGCATGA
- a CDS encoding TetR family transcriptional regulator encodes MSNYAGALPDDSSAPRRRGRRPGGGDTRAALLDAARTVFAERGYDGATVRVIADRAGVDPAMVNHWFGGKEPLFVAALDLPADPGMILGEALPGDPEQLAERIIARILRVWDETGGAQLATLLQSIASHEVAASLLREFIGRVLVGKVLSKVAPDRPELRASLAGSQMFGLAFVRYVLKVEPLASADHATIIAAVAPNLQRYLTGPLP; translated from the coding sequence GTGTCGAATTACGCCGGGGCCCTACCCGACGACAGCAGCGCACCCCGCCGGCGCGGACGGCGTCCCGGCGGCGGCGATACCCGCGCCGCGTTGCTCGACGCCGCCCGCACGGTCTTCGCCGAGCGCGGCTACGACGGCGCCACGGTTCGGGTGATCGCCGACCGTGCCGGCGTGGACCCGGCGATGGTCAACCACTGGTTCGGCGGCAAGGAGCCGCTGTTCGTCGCGGCCCTCGACCTGCCGGCCGACCCCGGCATGATCCTCGGCGAGGCGCTGCCGGGCGATCCCGAACAGCTCGCGGAGCGGATCATCGCCCGGATCCTGCGGGTCTGGGACGAGACCGGGGGCGCCCAGCTCGCCACGCTGCTGCAGAGCATCGCCAGCCACGAGGTCGCGGCAAGCCTGCTGCGCGAGTTCATCGGGCGCGTGCTGGTGGGGAAGGTCCTCTCCAAGGTCGCGCCGGACCGGCCGGAACTGCGCGCGAGCCTCGCCGGCTCGCAGATGTTCGGGCTCGCGTTCGTCCGCTACGTGCTGAAGGTGGAGCCGCTCGCCTCCGCCGACCACGCCACGATCATCGCCGCGGTGGCGCCGAACCTGCAGCGCTACCTCACCGGGCCCCTGCCGTGA